Genomic segment of Sodaliphilus pleomorphus:
AGAAGTGCTTTTTTCATCTTGTAGTCGTTATTATATTATATATATTATGTATCACATGTACGTTTGATTTTGCTAAAGTAAGAAAAAAAGTTGAATCGCAGGCAAAGTGGCTTGCATTTTACCCGCCCGCACGGCCGCTGGCTTACTCAATGGTTTCCTTAATGACGAAAAAGTGTGAAAATTGATGCCAATAGCAGCGCCGATTGCACATATTTTACTAACTTTACCCATTGCAAAACGCAAAACACAACTTCATCATGAACAACGAACTGAGCATATACTGCACCAATACCAAAGAATATATCCCCGTCTCGGGCGGCGACACGCTGCAAGAGGTGTATGACACCATCAAGCACCGCCTGGGCTTCGAGCCAATATGCGCCCGCGTCAACAACCGCACCGAGGACCTGCGCTTTCCCATCTACAACAACCGCCAGGTCGAGTTTCTCGACATGCAGTCGGCCAGCGGGCAGCGCGTCTACACCCGCTCGCTGTGCATGATACTCTACAAGGCCATCGCCGACTTGTATCCCGGCAAGCGGCTCATCATCGAGCACACCGTGAGCGGCGGCATGTACTGCAACTTCAAGCACGAGCACACGCCCATAGGTGCCGACACCGTCAAAGCCCTCAAGAAGCGCATGCACGAGATCGTTGAGGCCAACCTCACCTTCAAGCGCCAGGAGCGCCTCACCAGCGACGTGGTAGAGATGTTCAAGAAGCAAGGGCTGCACGACAAGGTGCGGCTGCTCACCGGCTCCAAAGACCTCTACACCGTGTACTACAAGCTCGACAACGTGATCGACAGCTACTATGGCCCGCTGGCACCGAGCACGGGCTACATCAAGACCTTCGACCTGGTGCCCTACAACCGCGGCATGCTGCTGCTGGGCATTGACAAGGCCCATCCCGAGCAGCCAGCCAAGATGGTCGACCAGAAGAAACTGTTCAAGGCCTTTGAAGACTACGAGGCCTTCAACTGCGTGATCAACGTGGCCGACGTGGGCGAGCTCAACGAGGCCATACGCACCAAGCAGGCCGGCAACCTCATCAACGTGGCCGAGGCCCTGCACGCCAAGATGTTCTCAAAGATTGCCGACGACATCGCCCGCCGCTTCAAGAAGGGCGGCGCACGCGTGGTGCTCATCGCCGGACCCTCGTCGAGCGGCAAGACCACCTCGTCAAAGCGACTGGCCATCCAGTTGATCACCAATTATATCAAGCCCAAAGTCATCAGCCTCGACAACTACTTTGTCGACCGCTCGCGCACGCCTCGCGACGAGAGCGGCGACTACGACTACGAGAGTCTCTATGCGCTCGACCTCGACCAGTTCAACCAGGATATCACCGACCTCATCGCCGGCAAAGAGGTGAAAATGCCCACCTACAACTTTGAGACCGGCCACCGCGAGTACCGCGAGGGCAACGTGATGAAGCTCGAGAAAGACAACATCCTGCTCATGGAGGGCATACACGGCCTCAACCCCGAGCTCACCAAGCTCATCCCCGAGGAGCAGAAATTCCGCGTCTACGTCTCGGCCCTGACCACACTCAACATCGACGACCACAACTGGATACCCACCACCGACAACCGCCTGCTGCGCCGCATCGTGCGCGACTACAAGTACCGCGGCGCCAGCGCCCAGGACACCATAGCCCGCTGGCCCAGCGTGCGCCGCGGCGAGGAGAAGTGGATATTCCCCTTCCAGGAGAATGCCGACGCCATGTTCAACTCCTCGCTGCTCTTTGAGCTGGCCGTGATGAAGAACTATGCCGAGCCCATCTTGCGCCAGGTGCCGGTCAACGTGCCCGAGTATGACGAGGCCCACCGCCTGCTGCGCTTCTTGAGCTACTTTGAGCCGCTGGGCGAGAAAGACATCCCCACCACCAGCCTGCTGCGCGAGTTTCTGGGCGGCAGCAGCTTCCACTATTGATGCCTCCCCCGGCAGGCAATGCCCCCACACGAGGCCCACTGCGTCTACACAATTTCGCAACGGGTGTGCAACAACTTGCACACCCGTTGTGCTTGTGTGATATTTTAACCATTTTTTAAACTAAATTTAAAACCAGGTGTTGCTTCTTAATTATTTTTGCCTGAAAAATTAATAATCACAATGAGCGACAGAGAAAATATACAGCAGGTTGCCAGCAGGTTGCGCGGATTGCGCGACGCCCTCGAGCTCACCACCGCACAAGTGGCCGAAGCCACCGGCATCGACGAGCAGACCTACTTGAACTACGAGAGCGGGAATTTTGACATTCCCATCAGTTTTGTGCAAAACCTGGCCCAGCGCTACGGCGTGCAAGTGCCCGAACTCCTGTTTGGCAGCAGCCCCAAGATGCGGTCCTACTATGTGACCCGTGCTGGCACCGGCGCCCGCGTTGAGCGCTCGCGGGCCTACAGCTACGAGTCGCTGGCCGAGGGCTTTGCCGACCGCATCATGCACCCCTTCATGGTCACGATCGACCCAGCCAGCAACGACCAGGCACGGCCCAACACCCACGCCGGCCAGGAGTTCAACTATGTGGTGAGCGGCCGCGTAGAGCTGCACATAGGCAGCCGCGCTATTGCGATGAGTGCCGGCGACAGCATCACCTTCAACGCCCAGATGCCCCACTACATGCACGCCCTCGACGGCAAGCCGGCACAGTTCCTGGCCATCATCGCCCAGTGAGCGGCGCCGCCACACACACCCCCACATAAAAGCAAAACACACCCTGCCTGCCGAGCGAGCGCGCACACACACTACACACAGGGGAAAA
This window contains:
- a CDS encoding helix-turn-helix domain-containing protein; the encoded protein is MSDRENIQQVASRLRGLRDALELTTAQVAEATGIDEQTYLNYESGNFDIPISFVQNLAQRYGVQVPELLFGSSPKMRSYYVTRAGTGARVERSRAYSYESLAEGFADRIMHPFMVTIDPASNDQARPNTHAGQEFNYVVSGRVELHIGSRAIAMSAGDSITFNAQMPHYMHALDGKPAQFLAIIAQ
- a CDS encoding nucleoside kinase — protein: MNNELSIYCTNTKEYIPVSGGDTLQEVYDTIKHRLGFEPICARVNNRTEDLRFPIYNNRQVEFLDMQSASGQRVYTRSLCMILYKAIADLYPGKRLIIEHTVSGGMYCNFKHEHTPIGADTVKALKKRMHEIVEANLTFKRQERLTSDVVEMFKKQGLHDKVRLLTGSKDLYTVYYKLDNVIDSYYGPLAPSTGYIKTFDLVPYNRGMLLLGIDKAHPEQPAKMVDQKKLFKAFEDYEAFNCVINVADVGELNEAIRTKQAGNLINVAEALHAKMFSKIADDIARRFKKGGARVVLIAGPSSSGKTTSSKRLAIQLITNYIKPKVISLDNYFVDRSRTPRDESGDYDYESLYALDLDQFNQDITDLIAGKEVKMPTYNFETGHREYREGNVMKLEKDNILLMEGIHGLNPELTKLIPEEQKFRVYVSALTTLNIDDHNWIPTTDNRLLRRIVRDYKYRGASAQDTIARWPSVRRGEEKWIFPFQENADAMFNSSLLFELAVMKNYAEPILRQVPVNVPEYDEAHRLLRFLSYFEPLGEKDIPTTSLLREFLGGSSFHY